The following is a genomic window from Spirosoma agri.
CGCTGTATCGGGGGTTGAATCTGGCGGGAAGCGGCCTGAATGCCCAGGTTACGCTTGGGAATATTCGTAGCATCAATGTAACGCTGCTGGGGCAAGTCGTCCGGCCCGGTACCTACACAGTATCGTCGCTGGCGTCGGTATTCAATGCGCTCTATGCATCGGGTGGGCCGTCGCCCGAACGCGGTTCGTTTCGGTCCATTCGGGTATACCGGAGCAACCGACTTGTGCGAACGCTTGATGTATACGACTTTCTGCTGCGGGCCGACCAGAAAGACAATATTCGGTTGTTCGATCAGGATATTGTGTTCGTGGATCAGTACAGCACGCGCGTCGAGCTGGCGGGCGAAGTGAAGCAACCCGGCTTGTACGAAATCAAACCGGGTGAAACGCTCCAAACCCTGCTGAATTTTGCCGGGGGCTACACCGACCGCGCTTACACCGCGTCCATCAACGTGCTGCGCAATACGTCGACCGAGCAACAGTTACGTACGGTTTCAGCCCAGGAAGTAACCAACTTTATCCCTAAACCGGGCGATCGATACACGGTTGGCGTTATTCTGAACCGAATCGAAAACAACGTGACAATTGGAGGTGCCGTGTTTCGGCCCGGTGATTTTTCGCTGGAAAAGAACCCGACGCTGAAACAGCTTATTCGCAGTGCTGAAGGACTTCGGGAGGACGCGTTTCTGAACCGCGCGACCATCCGGCGTCTTCGTCCGAATCTCGATCCGGCGCTTATTTCGGTCGATATTGGTAAAGTCGTACGGGCCGAGATTGCGGACATACCGCTTCATCGCGAAGATATCGTAACCATTCACACGATCAGCGAGCTTCGGCAAAATCGTACCGTTTCGATTAAGGGTGAAGTTAATAAGGCGGGCACGTTTGCGTTTGCCGATAGTATGACGGTTGCCAATCTGATTGTACTGGCGGGTGGCTTTTCGGAAGGGGCCATCGCTTCCCGGATGGAGATTGCCCGACGGGTCGGAACCGATACCACCGACTTACCCAACGGACAGACGATTCGTCTGATCGCCGTTGACATTGATCCCAATCTCCGCTTGAATCCTGCCGATGCCCGACTCACGTTACAGCCTTTCGATGAGGTATTTGTGCGTCGTTCGCCCCATTACGAAGACCAGAAAGGAGCTATTGTACGCGGAGACGTGTTCTACCCCGGTTCGTACGCCATTCGTACCACGACGGATCGGGTAGCGGACCTGATCGCTCGGGCTGGTGGCCTCAAACCCGATGCCTATTTGCCAGCAGCCCGGTTCACGCGCAAGGGGGAAGTCGTGTCAATCGATATGCGTAAAATTCTCGATAATCCGGCGGATCCGGGCAATCTTCTGCTCGACGATGGGGATTCACTGACCATTCCGCGCCGGGTTGAACTGGTTCGAATTCGCGGTGAGGTGCTGAATCCGATAACCGTAGAGTACAACCCGGCTAACTCATTTCGCGATTACATCGCCGAAGCGGGTAACTTCACCAAAAAGGCTATCCGTCGAAAAACCTACGTCATTGCTACCAATGGCAAAATCAGACCGACTAAATCCGTATTGGGTATTCATCGGTTTCCGACACCGGAGCGGGGCATGACAATCATCGTTCCGGCGGAGTCGCCAAAGGAATCCGGCAAGACATCGCCCGCCGAACGCACTGCCATGTTGAGTGTTATCGCTTCCGCTGCCGCCGTTGTATTGACCGCGTTACGCCTTTTTTCAAACTAAGCGACTAACCCGACCAAATCGTACCGTGAAGCAGGATTTACCACGTATGCCCCCAACCGATCTGTCAGCCAAGTCCCTGATCAGGCTTGCCTGGCAGGGCCGAATGCGGCTGGGACTGGTCGTAATCCTGTTTACTCTGCTGGGTATTGTCGTTGCGTTACTGACGACGCCGGAGTTTGTCTCCGAAGCCCGAATTATGCCGGAAATGAACAGCGGTGACGGTGGCGTGTTTAAACGACTGGCATCCGTCGCCGGATTTTCGGGATTCGATCTGTCCGATGCGGAGGAGGTTGATGCCGTCCGTCCGGATCTGTACCCGAACGTGCTGCAAAGTACACCCTTCGTCCTCTACTTACTCGATCAGGCTGTAGCGCAGACGAATGGCCAGATGACTACAATCGCGGCTTTATTATGGCCTGCCGACAACTGGTCGCTGGGGGATTGGTTCAGCGCCGAAAAAACGGGCGATACCAAGCCGGTCGATCAACAAATTGATCAGCCGCTGAACCTAAGCCGTCGACAGGAGAAGCTGATCGAAGATGTGGGTAAACGAGTCCATGCCAAGCTGGACACCCGTTCGGGGGTGATCACGATTACGGCCAGGATGCCCGATGCCCGTGTTGCCGCTACAGCTGCTCAGTTGGCGATGAACTACCTGACGCAGTACGTGACGAGTTATCGAACCGAAAAAGCCCGGCAGGATTTACGGTTTTACACCCGGCAATTGAACGAAGCCCGGAAGCGGTATCAACTGGCGCAGTATGGTGTATTTCGGTATGATGATGAGCACAAAAATTTTGTCGTGCAGGCCGCTACCATGGAAAAGCAGCGCAGAGAAGCCGAGTTGATGATTGCACAGACGGTTTACACCGAACTGTCGCGGCAGTTTGAGCAGGCAAAGCTCAAGGTGCAGGAACGGACGCCCGTTTTCAAAGTGCTCGAACCCGCTAAAATTCCCCGCGTGCGGATATCGCCGAAGCGGACGCTGATGGTGCTGGTGTATGCAATGGTGGGTTTGGGCGTTGGTATGACGTATCTGGTTCTCCGACGCGCTAACCCGATCGGCTGGTTACGGGCGCTGGTAGCGGAGTGAAACCTATACTCTGACCGGTGTTGATCGATACGATCATACGCTTATTAAATGAACCGTTGATTTGAATGTCATAACGTACTACGCCTTTGTTCAACGCATTGAAGGAGAAAGAGAAGCAAATTGCCGTGATCGGTCTGGGCTACGTCGGCCTGCCACTTGCGCTTGAATTTGCCAGACAGTTTCGGGTGATTGGCTTCGACACCAACGCGGATCGAGTGGCGATGATGCAGCGAGCCGAAGATCCGTCGCGCCAATTACCACCTGACGCGTTTGCCCAGGCCAACATCCTATTCACGGCTGATCCGGAGGTATTAAAACAGGCCCATTTTTTTGTCGTGGCCGTGCCGACACCCGTTGACGAATACAAAGTTCCTGATCTGAAACCGCTCCAGCGTGCTTCGGAGGCCATTGGCCGCGCTCTAAAACCCGGTGATTACGTGGTTTATGAATCGACGGTTTATCCGGGATGCACGGAAGACGATTGCATTCCGACGCTCGAACACCAGTCGGGCCTGACACTGGGAAGCGATTTTAAAGTAGGCTATTCACCTGAACGCATCAATCCCGGCGATAAACAGCGTACATTATCGACCATTCTTAAAATCGTATCGGGCAACGACGCGGAAGCATTGCGGGAAATTTCCGCTGTTTACGGAGCCATCATTCGGGCGGGTGTCTACGAGGCTCCGACGATCAAAGTCGCCGAAGCGGCTAAAGTGATTGAAAATGTACAGCGTGACCTGAACATATCGCTGATGAACGAGCTGTCGATCATTTTCGATAAAATGGGCGTCGATACGCACGAGGTCCTGAAAGCGGCTGGTACTAAATGGAATTTCCTGCCCTTCACGCCCGGACTGGTGGGCGGCCATTGCATCGGTATCGATCCTTACTATCTGCTTTACAAAGCGCGTCAGTTGGGCTATGACCCGCAGGTTATTAACTCTGGCCGACGAATCAACGACGGTATGCCGGCCTATATCGCTACCAAACTCGCCCAATTGTTCCTCCAGCGAGATAAGAATCCCCGGCAGACGAAAGTGCTCGTGATGGGACTCACGTTTAAGGAAAATGTGTCGGATATCCGCAACTCAAAAGTGGCCGATCTGGTGCGTGAACTGATGAAATACGCCATCAATGTACACCTGATCGACCCCCATGCCTCCCCGAACGAAGTGGCGCAGGAGTATCGAATGACGTTGATGGACACGCCCTCGACTAACTACGATGCCATTATTGTGGCCGTCGGCCACGATGAATATAAGGGGCTAGACGTGCCTTATTTTAAATCGTTGATGAACGGTGTGCCGATCCTGCTGGACCTGAAGGGATTGTATAGCGTAACGGCGGCTGATGGTATCGATTACTGGCGATTATGAAACCGTACATAGTCCGCGAGTTACGAACAAAAACGAAGCATGATGAAGTGGTTCAGTAGCATCCTTTTGAGCGTTCTAGTACTGATCGGGTTGCGGGAATACCCAGTGGCCGCTACGGTATTAGCCAGCTCCATCTTGTGCGGCTACTGCGCGTGGACACTAGCCGAACCGATGGCCAAGTTGGTTTTTATCTATCCGCTGTTTTGTTTCTGGCTATCCCAACAGTTCACTGTTTACGACTTTTTTGAGATCGGTGATGGCCCCGCTTATTTCGCCGTGATGGACGATATCCTGCCTCGCCTGACTACCTATGACTATCGGGGTTTGTTAGCACTCATGGCCCTAGCCGGACCCAAATACCTTAACCTGGGATTCCTGCCTACCGCCTTTCTGCCAAACCTGTTTTTCGATGCGCCCGGTTCGGTTGTTTATCAGCTCACGCAGGTCTACACGCACGTGGCGTTGGTGGGATTGCTGCTGTCGTTAACGGTCAAGTGGGATGTGATTGGTGAGCGGTACCGATGCCCCATTTTCCTGTTCATGCTCGTGTCACCGGGTTATCTGGCTTTAGTGTCGTATCCAACCCGTCATCACGTCACAGCCTTTGCCATTTTTCTGCTGTTCATCAGCGTTGAAGCCTGTCTCCAGAAACAAACCGTTAGTCGGCTGTTGGCCTTGTTCGTCGCCGTTGGCCTGATCTTCTTTTGCAAAGCCGGGCTACTGCCGTTTTTCGTACTTTACCTGATTGTTCGCCTTCACAACCCTGAACGCAGGCTCGTAAACGTGCTTCTGGGTGGTGTGCTGATCGGCGCTATGATATATACCTACCAATACGTTCGGCAATTATACGATGCCCGGTTTGCTACCGAAACGATCGGTGTATTCAAAGATGCCTCACTAGGGCCGTTGATGCCGATCTACAAATACGTTATGGCCATTGTGTCGCCGTTTCCGTACTATAAGTATAGCGTTGTCGTCAACACGATTGCCTACGGGGGAAACTGGTTGCTACTGCTGTTGTTCGTTCCGGCGGGGATGACTGGTTTGTGGCTATTTCTCCGAGTGCTGCTCAACCCTCTAAAACTCTGGCGGCATGACGAGGACACGAAACGACTGTTTGCGTATGGCGGTATCATGTCGCTATCCATTCTGGGCGGTTCGACCGGCTTTCTGATGTACATCCTGGTTTTCATGCCCTTTTTCGCACCCCTCTTCCGGATCAGCGACTACAACGTGCAGCCCGTGACTGTGCTGGCGGCCTTGCTGCTGCTCAATGTGGTTGTGCTAGTGCTGAATGGTGAAAATCTATTCGATTACCTATAGCCTATGATTATTGTCAGACTAGCCGGGGGATTGGGCAATCAACTGTTTCAGTACGCATTCGGGCGAGCATTGGCCCACCGGCATAATGTGCCGCTTAAGCTTGATCTGCATGTGCTGGAAGGGCGCAACTATGACCAGACGATGACCGCGCGAGCCTATGCACTCGATCTATTCGGGCTGCCGGTTCCGTTCGCAACACCCGCCGAGGTCGCTCCGTATGTGCCGTTTGTGACGAAACCGTCGACGTTTTTACCGGCACAGTATGGGCACCGATTGCTCCGGAAAGTCAGCCGGTCGCTGAATCCGCGCTATGTCGTAGAAAAGGACGCTGCCCGTTTCGATGCGGGCGTATTGCTGACCGCGCCCTCTCATTGCTACGTGGCTGGCTATTGGCAATCCGAACGCTATTTCTTACCCATACAGCAGGAGTTACGATCTGAGCTACGCGTTGTCACACCGCTGACCGGACCGGCTATCGCACTCGCTGAGCATATAAACACCGTAGAGGCTGTCTGTGTCCACGTTCGGCGAACCGATTTTCTGACCGATGTCCACCAAACGACACTAACGCCCGCCCAAATCCGGCAGGGTGTACAGGTGTTGATTCGGCGGGGTGTGAAGCCGGTTTTGTTCGTTTTCTCCGACGATATAGACTGGTGCCGACGACAGGTTCGTGTGAATGATGCGCCGGTGCATTACGTATCCGAGGAAGCGGTCGGTGGCAACGTTGGCGTTCACTTTCAGCTGATGATGGGCTGCCGCCATTTCATTAATTCGGTCAGTACGTTTAGCTGGTGGGCCGCCTGGCTCTCGAAGCATCCGACGCAACTGGTTTTTCACCCGCCACATCGACGATCCAGCGACTGGGCCGCTCAACACTGGATTACTCTTACCGACGCCTGAAACGACTCGCTTATAGACTATGAACCGGTTGCGTGTATCCATCGTCATGGCGTGTTATAACGCCGAAAAAACGGTCGCTAAGGCCATTGAGAGTATGCTGGTACAGACTGAACCGGCTTTTGAATTTATTATTGTGGATGATGCCAGTCACGACCAGACCGCGATCATACTCCACCAGTACCGACAACTTGATACCCGCATTCGGGTGCTTACCAATCCGGTCAATCAGGGGTTGGCCTATAGCCTGAACCGGGCGATTCGGGCCGCCAGTGCCCCGTTTATTGCCCGTATGGATGCGGACGATAGCAGCCTGCCGGATCGTCTGGCGCGACAGGTCGCCCATCTCACGACACATCCGGATATCGACGTTCTTGGCACAGCAACGGAGTTGATCTCCGAAAATGGGCGGTGGATTGGATCAGTCGTTCTGCCTGTCGATCATGAGCGCATCGTTAGCCAGCGGTATCTGCGCCCGCTGTTCATTCATCCGAGTGTTATGTTCCGGCGCACTTTTTTTGATCGGTGTGGCTACTACGACGAACGACTCCGCCGGACAGAAGACCTTGACCTCTGGCTCCGCGCCCGAACCATAGCCCGGTATGGTAACCTGCCTGATCGTCTGATGCGATACACGTATAGGCCAAAACCGCTGTTTCGCACGTTTCGCAGCGATATGGCCGTTCGGTTTCGCCACATGTGCACCAGTGGCGAACTGGCGCGCAAGGGGCATGAATTGATCTGGTACTCAATCCGGTTTGTCCTGCTAACCTATACGGGCTATACGAGTAAAGCGGTACGAATGACGACCCTCCCCGGCCATACCTCATGACGATTTTACAAACAGCTGACTGGTTTTATCCATCGCAGATGGGTGGGCCGAGCAACGCTATTTACTGGCAGGCCAAAGCCATGACGCGGGCGGGTCACCGGATGATCACCGTTGCTACGTCGCGGGATTTACCGGCTGCGGTGTCGCTGGATCAGTGGATAGATATGGATTGCGGGCGGGTTATCTACACGAAAAATCCTCATTTCTACGTGCCGGTCAACCATATCTGGTACGCACTATCGGTGATGCGGCTGGCTGATGTTGTGCACATTAACAGTCTATTTTATCCCAGTTCCATTGTTCTGGTCGCTGCGGCTAAGCTGATGGGTAAACCCCTGGTCTGGTCACCGCATGGTGAACTGAGTCCAAGTGCGTTAGTGTATCGGCCCCGGTTGAAAAAAGTGTTGCTTCGGCTGTTCCGGATGGTGAGTAATGGCCTTGTTTTCCACGCAACGTCCGCTGCGGAAACCGACTACATTCGCCAGCAATTTGGCGCGAAGGTCGTGGTTCATGCTATCCCCAATAGAATGGAAATTCCGCCGGTTGCCCAGCGTAACGCCAACAAGTACCTGCTCTTTATCGGACGGTTGCACCCCATCAAAGCCATCGACCAATTGATCGAAGCACTGAGCGAATCAACTGTCTTTCGGGAGAGTGACTACACACTGACAATTGCCGGGCCTGGCTCGAACAACTACCTCAGTTACCTGCACGAACGGACGACCGTATTGAACCTGTCCCGAAAAGTGAATTTTGTCGGGACGATTCAGGGCGATCAGAAAGAGCAGCTCTATGCCGACGCCTACCTGACGATTCTGCCGTCGCATGCCGAAAATTTTGGGAATGTTGTCATCGAGTCGTTGGCGCAGGGAACGCCCGTGGTAGCCTCAACCGGAACGCCCTGGCAACTCCTCGAAAGCGAACGGGCGGGGCACTGGGTAGCGAACAAGCCCGCCGAGTTGCGTCGGATCATCGACCTGTATTTGCAGATGCCCGCCGAAGCCTACCAACTGTATCGACAACGAGCGGCCCGGCTGGCCCGTCGAACATTCGATGTTCACGCCAATGTGGGGCAATGGGAGCAACTGTATCGGGATGCCGCGCAACGCACACTCAGTCGTAGACTTTTGTAACGCGGGTAGAAACCCGCGCTAGCTGGCTAAAAATCGCGGGTTTCCACCCGCGTTACGAAAATGGATTACACCCGGCAGACCCTTGCGTTTAAGATTCGGAAAACAGTGCGCTACGTTCGACTATACGGCATTGGCCGTACCTGGACGAAAATAGCCGCTCAGTATCACATGAAACGCGTGTTTCCGGGTCAGGAGTCGCTACCCGTTCCAGCTGGAAAAAGCCTGAAACACGTTGGCATCATTGGTTGTGGCAAATTCGCGTATGCCAACATCGCTTACTACGTCTGTAAAAACTACGGAGATGTGATTCGGGGGGTGATGGACGCCGATCTGGACAAAGCCATTTCGCTCGGAAAACGCTACCAGGCCGATTACTACACGACGGATGCGGAGGCTGTCCTCACCGATCCCGCTGTTACCTTGGTCTATATCGCGTCCAACCACGCTTCGCACACCGATTATGCGATACGGGCCATTCAGAACGGGAAAGCAGTGCACATCGAAAAGCCCCACGCCGTCACGGAAGATCAGCTCGTGCGGCTTTGCAATGCCATGCAACGGTATACGGGACGCGTACGACTGGGTTTCAACCGACCCGATAGCACACTGGGCAGATTACTAAGTGACCACTTTGCCCGACAAACGGGTCCTGCTCTGATCAATTGGTTCGTGGCCGGACACCAGATCGAGGCCGATCACTGGTACTTTGCCGAGTTGGAAGGTGGTCGTATTCTGGGTAATCTGTGTCATTGGATTGATTTTACAATGCGGCTGATTCCAGAAGAATATCGTTTTCCTGTCCAGATCATACCAACTCGTTCCGGTAAGTCAGACTGTGACATCAGTGTTTCCTATGTATTTGGCGATGGGTCGATCGGGACGATTACGTTTTCGGCGAAGGGGCACACGTTCGAAGGGGTGCGCGAAACGATGAATGCGCACCGGGGAAATTTGCTGGCGTCACTCACTGATTTCAGCGCGTTACGGCTGGATATTGGCGAGCGGGTTATTCGCAGGCGACTCTGGTTCCGCGATCATGGCCATCAACACTCGATCTGTACCAGTTACCAAATGCTCAAAAATCCGTCTGTAGCGGAAAGTACCAAAATCGTTTGGGAATCGGGTTACTTGACCATCAAAACAAAGGATGCCCTCGACACGAACCGGCCTGTTCGTGTCGAGGGCTACAACCCCACGTTCGGGCCCGTGAGCCCGGTTTCCAGTAATGAACCATGAAGATTCTTACCGTCGTTGGAGCGCGCCCTAATTTCATCAAAGCCGCACCGTTGCACCGCGCTTTTCGACAGTATCCAACTATCGAGTCGAAAATCGTGCATACCGGTCAGCATTACGATGCCCGCATGAGCGCTATCTTTTTTCGCGAGCTTGACCTCCCCGAACCGGACTATACGCTGGGCATTTCGACAGGAACGCAGGTACAGCAGCTGGCCGAAATTATGCTCAGATTTGAGGACGTACTGACTGCTGAACAGCCTGACTGGGTGCTGGTTGTGGGCGACGTAACGAGCACGCTTGCCTGTGCGTTGGTCGCCAATAAAATGGGCGTTCGGGTGGCGCACGTCGAAGCCGGGTTACGCTCTGGTGATCGTAAGATGCCCGAAGAAATCAATCGAATCCTGACCGACTCGATTGCCGACCTGCTGTTCGTGACAGAACAAGCGGGGCTGGATAATCTCAAACGAGAAGGTATTGCCGATGAAAAGGTCCGGTTTGTCGGTAACGTAATGATTGATTCGCTGGCGTATTCCCGTATGAAGGCCAATGAGCAGAATACCGTCGGGCAATTGGGTTTGCTACCGGGCGGGTATGTTGTTATGACGATGCACCGTCCCGGTAATGTCGATACCGAAGCCGGGCTGACGAATCTCGTGGCGATTGTGGAGCGCGTAGCCAGGGATAAAACCGTACTGTTTCCCGTCCATCCCCGTACCCGGTCTAATCTGGTCAGGTATGGTCTGCTCGGTTGTTTGACAATGATTCCGAATGTTCGCCTGTTGGAACCACAGGGCTATCTGGCCTTTTTAAACTTACTAGAGCACGCGGCTATTGTCATTACCGATTCGGGTGGCGTTCAGGAAGAAACCACCTACCTCCGGGTTCCGTGCCTGACGCTGCGCCAGTCAACCGAACGACCCGTAACCGTCGAATTGGGCACGAATCAGTTATTGGCCAAGCTGGACCCGGACTCCGTTCGTGAGCGCGTAACCGATATATTGACCTGTGGGGCAAAGCAAAGTCTTACTCCGCCCTTGTGGGATGGTAATGCAGCCACGCGCATCGCGGCTGCATTACTGGAAACCCGTTCGTAGCCACTGAACAGAACCCGGATGACCTATTTCGTGGCTTATTCCCCCCGTACCGAAAACGATGAAACAACTTGTACAAAATCTTAAAACGGGCGAAACGGTTCTTGAAGACGTTCCAGCACCCCAGGTGCGCCGGGGGCAGGTATTGATTCAAACACGCCGGTCGTTGGTATCATCCGGTACGGAGCGAATGCTGGTCGAATTTGGGAAAGCGAACTTAATTGCCAAAGCCCGGCAGCAACCCGACAAGATGAAACAGGTCATTGCTAAAATACAAAGCGATGGTTTCTTGCCGACGCTCGAAGCGGTTTTTCGAAAACTCGATCAACCGTTGCCACTTGGGTATTGTAATGTTGGGACGGTGTTGGCGGTCGGGGAGGGCATTACCGATCTGCGCATCGGTGACCGGGTTGCTTCGAACGGACCACATGCCGAAGTTGTCTGTGTGCCGCGCAATCTGGTCGTTCCCGTTCCTGATCGCGTAAGTGACGACAAAGCCGCCTTTACTGTTATGGGGGCGATTGGTTTGCAAGGCATTCGCCTGTTGACGCCGACGCTGGGCGAAACCGTCGTGGTTATCGGTTTGGGGCTGATCGGGTTGCTCACCGCCGACCTGGCACGGTTGAACGGATGCCGGGTGATTGGGCTGGATATAGATGAACCCAGACTACAACTGGCTCGTCAGCGGGGTATTCTGGCTTTGCAGTCGGGTACGGATGGTGATCCGGTCAAGGCAGTGCTGGCCCTGACGAATGGCGTTGGTGCAGACGGCGTGTTGATCACAGCCTCCGCGAAAGGGGACGAACTCGTATCACAAGCTGCCCGTATGAGCCGTAAACGCGGTCGAGTCGTTTTGATTGGTGTCGTAGCGTTGACCCTGAATCGGGCTGAGTTTTATGAGAAGGAATTGACGTTTCAAGTATCGTGCTCGTACGGACCCGGTCGCTACGACGATGCGTATGAACAACAAGGTCATGACTACCCGTTGCCGTTCGTGCGATGGACAGAGAACCGGAATTTTCAGACTATTCTACAACTAATAGAACGGGGTCAGCTGGATGTCAAATCGTTGATTACGGAGTGTATTGCCTTCGCCGATTACCGTAAAATTTATGACACGATCGCGCAGGGGAGTAAGGTAGGTATGGCGTCCTTGATGTATTACCCCGAATCGATTAACCTAACTCCGGTTACCAAGCTTCGTGACGCGACGTACAGAGCCAGTCCAGGTACGGTTGGTCTAATTGGGGCGGGAAATTTTACTGCGGCAACACTGCTACCTGCTCTGAAGGCAGCTGGGGCCACGCTTAAAACGATTGTCAGTGCCGGTGGACTAAATGCGGTATTACTGGCCAAGAAATATGGCTTGAGCGAAGCGACCACCGATTATCGCCGGATACTCGATGATCCCGGCATCGACCTTTGCGTTATCACGACCCGACACGATAGTCATGCGCGACTAACAATCGAAGCCCTACGCGCCGGGAAACATGTATTCGTTGAAAAACCGCTGGCTATCTGTGATGAGGACGTAACGCAGATTGTTGCCGCGCAGCAAGAATCGGGACGACTCGTAATGGTTGGGTTTAATCGTCGATTCTCCCCTTATGCGTTGAAAATGAAATCGTTACTAGGAGGTGATCAATCGGCAGAGGTGCCTATGAATGTTATTGCCACAATAAATGCGGGGGCTATTCCAGCTACGTCGTGGGTGCATGACCGGACTGTGGGTGGTGGTCGTATGTTGGGGGAAGCCTGCCATTTCGTTGATCTGATTACCTTCCTAACCGGAAGCCGGGTGGATCGTGTGTGCATGAACGCGATGGGAAAGCGACCCTCCGAGACGAGCGATTCGGCCTCGCTGCTGCTTCGTTACGAAAACGGGTCAACGGGTGTTATCAACTATTTTGCGAATGGTAGTAAAGCATACGCCAAGGAACGCATAGAAGTTTATTCGCAGGAGCGGACATTGATTCTAGATAATTTTCGCAGTCTGACCGGCTACGGCGTCAATAATTTTTCACGTCTGTCGGGGCGGCAGGATAAAGGACATGCCGAGCAGATGAAACGGCTCATCCGGCACGTCAGAACCGGGAGCGCAGGCGCTGATGACGCGTTATTAATTCCCTTTGCGGAGATCATCAATACAACACAAACGACGCTGGCAGCCCTGCATAGTCTTCGCGAAGGATGCTGGATCGACGTTGCCAGTATCGGAGCTTTTCGTAAAACTGAGCCTGTTCAGTAGCTATGC
Proteins encoded in this region:
- a CDS encoding bi-domain-containing oxidoreductase; the encoded protein is MKQLVQNLKTGETVLEDVPAPQVRRGQVLIQTRRSLVSSGTERMLVEFGKANLIAKARQQPDKMKQVIAKIQSDGFLPTLEAVFRKLDQPLPLGYCNVGTVLAVGEGITDLRIGDRVASNGPHAEVVCVPRNLVVPVPDRVSDDKAAFTVMGAIGLQGIRLLTPTLGETVVVIGLGLIGLLTADLARLNGCRVIGLDIDEPRLQLARQRGILALQSGTDGDPVKAVLALTNGVGADGVLITASAKGDELVSQAARMSRKRGRVVLIGVVALTLNRAEFYEKELTFQVSCSYGPGRYDDAYEQQGHDYPLPFVRWTENRNFQTILQLIERGQLDVKSLITECIAFADYRKIYDTIAQGSKVGMASLMYYPESINLTPVTKLRDATYRASPGTVGLIGAGNFTAATLLPALKAAGATLKTIVSAGGLNAVLLAKKYGLSEATTDYRRILDDPGIDLCVITTRHDSHARLTIEALRAGKHVFVEKPLAICDEDVTQIVAAQQESGRLVMVGFNRRFSPYALKMKSLLGGDQSAEVPMNVIATINAGAIPATSWVHDRTVGGGRMLGEACHFVDLITFLTGSRVDRVCMNAMGKRPSETSDSASLLLRYENGSTGVINYFANGSKAYAKERIEVYSQERTLILDNFRSLTGYGVNNFSRLSGRQDKGHAEQMKRLIRHVRTGSAGADDALLIPFAEIINTTQTTLAALHSLREGCWIDVASIGAFRKTEPVQ
- the wecB gene encoding non-hydrolyzing UDP-N-acetylglucosamine 2-epimerase; amino-acid sequence: MKILTVVGARPNFIKAAPLHRAFRQYPTIESKIVHTGQHYDARMSAIFFRELDLPEPDYTLGISTGTQVQQLAEIMLRFEDVLTAEQPDWVLVVGDVTSTLACALVANKMGVRVAHVEAGLRSGDRKMPEEINRILTDSIADLLFVTEQAGLDNLKREGIADEKVRFVGNVMIDSLAYSRMKANEQNTVGQLGLLPGGYVVMTMHRPGNVDTEAGLTNLVAIVERVARDKTVLFPVHPRTRSNLVRYGLLGCLTMIPNVRLLEPQGYLAFLNLLEHAAIVITDSGGVQEETTYLRVPCLTLRQSTERPVTVELGTNQLLAKLDPDSVRERVTDILTCGAKQSLTPPLWDGNAATRIAAALLETRS
- a CDS encoding Gfo/Idh/MocA family protein, which produces MDYTRQTLAFKIRKTVRYVRLYGIGRTWTKIAAQYHMKRVFPGQESLPVPAGKSLKHVGIIGCGKFAYANIAYYVCKNYGDVIRGVMDADLDKAISLGKRYQADYYTTDAEAVLTDPAVTLVYIASNHASHTDYAIRAIQNGKAVHIEKPHAVTEDQLVRLCNAMQRYTGRVRLGFNRPDSTLGRLLSDHFARQTGPALINWFVAGHQIEADHWYFAELEGGRILGNLCHWIDFTMRLIPEEYRFPVQIIPTRSGKSDCDISVSYVFGDGSIGTITFSAKGHTFEGVRETMNAHRGNLLASLTDFSALRLDIGERVIRRRLWFRDHGHQHSICTSYQMLKNPSVAESTKIVWESGYLTIKTKDALDTNRPVRVEGYNPTFGPVSPVSSNEP